A stretch of the uncultured Desulfobacter sp. genome encodes the following:
- a CDS encoding type II toxin-antitoxin system ParD family antitoxin — MRQEKSERITITLPPDMLNTIKKKVSTGLYGSTSELIREAVRVWQKKEDEHQAKLDVIRKKLEHSAQNGKPIPIATAFKKIEKIHKQRIETAPQ; from the coding sequence ATGAGACAAGAGAAATCGGAAAGAATAACAATAACCCTTCCCCCTGATATGCTAAACACAATTAAAAAAAAAGTAAGTACCGGCCTTTATGGGTCAACAAGTGAATTAATCAGGGAAGCCGTGAGGGTATGGCAAAAAAAAGAAGATGAACACCAAGCAAAGCTTGATGTAATCCGTAAAAAATTAGAACACTCAGCGCAAAACGGTAAACCTATTCCGATTGCAACAGCTTTTAAAAAAATTGAAAAGATACATAAACAACGGATAGAAACAGCCCCGCAATGA
- a CDS encoding acyl-CoA dehydrogenase family protein, with the protein MLNFELSDAQKKLREKAREFSLRHVLPEAWSADENDTLPVHVLKKAFHEALMNSDIPPEYGGQGYGLVEGAIITEEIAAGCPGIATSLFDNSLGLEPILLSDNTVAKQKYLTQIANDFKLICFATSEATMGSDVSSIRCRAKKDGDAYILNGTKFWITNAGVADFITVFATVDPEASHKGICAFVVEKQWEGVSTGLPIPKLGQRSSNTAAIAFKNVRIPKENVLAEPGKGFILAMQTFSRTRPIIGAFAVGAARSAMEFAISYAKKRKAFGSPLSGFQALQFKIAEMFQKVETSRLLVLKAAWEADQQKDPTISASIAKIYATESAWQVADEALQIFGGYGYARMFPIEKLLRDIRLYRIYEGTSEVQRMILAGHILANYTPVMPPLEDLPVTRDQSGLDKRETVWRCSMCGYVHYKDTVPDQCPVCLFPGKIFKQVKTD; encoded by the coding sequence ATGCTCAATTTTGAACTTTCTGATGCCCAGAAAAAGTTGCGGGAAAAAGCCCGTGAGTTTTCACTTCGCCATGTGCTGCCTGAAGCCTGGTCTGCGGATGAAAATGACACCCTGCCCGTACATGTCCTTAAAAAAGCATTTCATGAGGCGTTGATGAATTCAGATATCCCGCCGGAATACGGAGGTCAGGGGTATGGACTGGTTGAAGGGGCAATTATTACCGAGGAGATCGCTGCCGGTTGTCCGGGAATTGCGACATCGTTGTTTGATAACAGCCTGGGGCTGGAGCCGATTTTATTGTCGGACAACACAGTAGCAAAACAGAAATATCTTACCCAGATCGCAAATGATTTCAAACTGATCTGTTTTGCCACATCCGAAGCCACCATGGGGTCTGATGTCTCTTCCATTCGTTGCCGGGCCAAAAAAGATGGAGATGCTTATATCCTGAACGGGACAAAGTTCTGGATTACCAATGCCGGGGTTGCTGATTTTATAACGGTGTTTGCCACAGTGGACCCTGAAGCCAGTCACAAAGGTATTTGTGCCTTTGTGGTGGAAAAACAATGGGAGGGTGTATCAACCGGCCTACCGATCCCTAAATTGGGTCAGAGAAGTTCTAATACCGCCGCCATTGCATTTAAAAATGTCCGGATCCCAAAGGAAAACGTTCTGGCTGAGCCGGGAAAAGGTTTTATCCTGGCTATGCAGACATTTTCCAGAACCAGGCCCATTATCGGAGCGTTTGCCGTGGGGGCTGCCCGGTCGGCCATGGAGTTTGCCATATCCTATGCCAAAAAACGAAAAGCTTTTGGTTCGCCGCTGTCCGGTTTCCAGGCCCTGCAGTTTAAGATTGCAGAGATGTTCCAAAAGGTTGAAACCTCACGTTTGCTTGTCCTTAAAGCGGCATGGGAGGCTGATCAGCAAAAAGATCCCACCATATCCGCATCCATCGCCAAAATATATGCCACAGAGTCCGCGTGGCAGGTAGCGGATGAGGCGTTGCAGATTTTCGGTGGATATGGGTATGCCCGGATGTTCCCCATTGAAAAATTGCTTCGGGATATTCGGCTTTATCGGATATACGAAGGTACCAGTGAGGTGCAAAGGATGATTCTTGCAGGTCATATCCTTGCAAATTATACCCCGGTAATGCCGCCGCTGGAAGACCTGCCTGTTACAAGGGATCAATCCGGCCTGGACAAGAGGGAAACCGTATGGCGGTGCAGCATGTGCGGTTATGTCCATTACAAAGATACGGTACCGGATCAATGTCCGGTCTGTCTTTTTCCCGGTAAAATATTCAAGCAGGTAAAAACAGATTAG
- a CDS encoding universal stress protein, which produces MNKILIPFDDSENAKKTIEYVSTHISKDHEITLFYVVPNTAAACGLDSPSLTPYFEKERNSFCRMEEQRQEMMQETLAAARNELLAAGFDREKIYIKAQPQNNNIAADIVQEAQTGRYSMVAMGRRASSGLKEFFIGSNASRVMHALNGIPMIIVD; this is translated from the coding sequence ATGAATAAAATATTGATTCCGTTTGATGACTCTGAAAATGCTAAAAAAACGATTGAATATGTTTCGACGCATATAAGCAAAGACCATGAGATAACACTGTTCTATGTAGTTCCCAATACCGCCGCAGCCTGTGGACTCGACAGTCCTAGCCTTACGCCCTATTTTGAAAAAGAGCGCAATTCGTTTTGCCGGATGGAAGAACAGCGTCAGGAGATGATGCAGGAGACACTTGCGGCGGCAAGAAATGAGCTATTGGCTGCCGGGTTTGACAGAGAAAAAATCTACATAAAGGCCCAACCCCAGAATAACAATATTGCGGCCGACATTGTGCAGGAAGCGCAAACCGGAAGATACAGTATGGTCGCCATGGGGCGCAGGGCCTCTTCGGGGTTAAAAGAGTTTTTCATAGGCAGCAATGCATCACGGGTCATGCACGCCCTGAATGGCATCCCCATGATCATCGTCGACTAA
- a CDS encoding alkene reductase has product MKTLFDPVSVGDYNLKNRIVMAPMTRGRAGSERIPNDMMAEYYFQRASAGLLITEATVVSKQGIGWIDSPGIYNSAMVKGWQKVTRKLEPTGTPIFLQLWHCGRASHSDFHNGDLPVSASAVRLEGDKIHTPLGKKEYETPRALTNGEIKTTIDDFQKAAVNAKEAGFSGVEVHAANGYLINQFLDSKTNLRDDEYGGSLVNRYRFLKEVLEAVMDVWSPKQMGVRISPNGVFNDMGSDDFKETFLYVVEELNKLELGYLHIMDGLAFGFHEKGKPLTLSDFRKIYKGVIIGNCGYTKETAEKRIANGDADLAAFGRPYITNPDLPERLKNDWPLNPSEDMSLWYTPGPEGYTDYKPYTHQPA; this is encoded by the coding sequence ATGAAGACCTTATTCGATCCTGTTTCAGTAGGTGATTATAATTTAAAAAATAGAATTGTAATGGCGCCCATGACCCGGGGACGTGCAGGATCTGAGCGTATACCCAATGACATGATGGCTGAATATTACTTTCAGCGGGCATCGGCCGGGTTGCTGATCACCGAAGCAACCGTCGTGTCAAAACAAGGGATTGGCTGGATTGATTCCCCGGGAATATACAACAGTGCAATGGTAAAGGGATGGCAGAAGGTCACCCGGAAGTTAGAGCCCACAGGGACACCGATATTCTTGCAGCTCTGGCATTGCGGCAGGGCCAGTCACAGTGATTTTCACAATGGTGATCTTCCGGTTTCGGCGTCGGCTGTCAGACTTGAAGGGGACAAAATTCATACCCCCCTGGGGAAAAAAGAGTACGAAACACCCAGGGCCTTGACCAATGGAGAAATCAAAACCACCATTGATGATTTTCAAAAAGCCGCTGTGAATGCAAAAGAGGCCGGTTTTTCCGGCGTGGAAGTACATGCGGCCAACGGATATTTGATCAATCAGTTCCTGGATTCAAAAACAAACCTGAGGGACGATGAATACGGTGGCAGCCTTGTAAACAGATACCGGTTTCTCAAAGAAGTACTGGAGGCCGTCATGGACGTCTGGTCTCCAAAACAGATGGGTGTCCGGATATCTCCCAATGGTGTTTTTAATGATATGGGCAGCGATGATTTCAAAGAAACCTTTCTGTATGTCGTAGAAGAACTGAATAAATTGGAATTGGGTTATCTGCATATCATGGATGGTCTTGCCTTCGGGTTTCATGAAAAGGGAAAACCCTTGACCTTGTCCGATTTCCGAAAGATTTACAAAGGAGTCATTATCGGCAATTGCGGCTACACAAAGGAAACAGCGGAAAAACGGATTGCAAATGGGGATGCGGACCTGGCTGCTTTCGGCAGGCCCTACATTACCAATCCGGATTTGCCGGAGCGGTTAAAAAACGACTGGCCCCTGAATCCTTCAGAGGATATGTCCTTATGGTACACGCCGGGACCTGAGGGATACACGGATTATAAGCCCTATACGCATCAGCCGGCTTAG
- a CDS encoding DNA translocase FtsK: MMESEIAEILEVLYAVLKIIETSVDEDSPNFSHDDRERFVDIQLKFDSVAKLFNYQQFNGRDFLRAVNIVKNSGYASISELSRKLGIIYKQSVEMINEMERQGIVKTLDQETPPQGIRAYNYGYKQNE, translated from the coding sequence ATGATGGAATCTGAAATCGCTGAAATTTTGGAGGTTCTTTATGCCGTTTTAAAAATTATTGAAACGTCAGTTGATGAAGACTCCCCGAATTTCAGCCATGATGACAGGGAAAGATTTGTAGATATCCAATTAAAATTTGATAGTGTTGCTAAATTGTTCAATTATCAACAATTTAATGGTCGGGATTTTTTAAGAGCCGTGAATATAGTCAAGAATAGTGGTTATGCTTCAATTTCCGAATTATCCAGGAAACTGGGAATTATTTACAAACAATCCGTAGAGATGATTAATGAAATGGAACGACAGGGAATTGTCAAGACTCTTGACCAGGAAACGCCCCCTCAAGGTATTAGAGCTTATAATTATGGTTATAAGCAAAACGAATAG
- the pgl gene encoding 6-phosphogluconolactonase, whose protein sequence is MKKKLQPEINVFSNHENLSSALAADVVRQAADAVARRGRFCVALSGGSLMDIIGPPLVTLGADIDWSAWHIFWADERWVPKESPDSNYNLANQRLLTHVGIPAEQIYAADDSLAPVATAQAYEDTMRNVLGPESGPWPRFDLILLGIGPDGHTASLFPNHPSLGETQRWVLPVMDAPKPPPIRITITLPVINNARSVLFVATGDKKAKILSRVLNPNGNSPPLPSQRVKPSDGKLGWFLDRAAAADLV, encoded by the coding sequence ATGAAAAAGAAATTACAGCCCGAAATCAATGTTTTTTCCAACCACGAGAACCTGTCGTCCGCCCTGGCCGCTGACGTCGTCCGCCAGGCAGCCGATGCCGTGGCCAGGCGGGGCAGATTCTGCGTGGCCCTGTCGGGCGGTTCACTCATGGACATCATCGGACCGCCCCTGGTCACCTTGGGCGCCGATATAGACTGGTCGGCCTGGCATATTTTCTGGGCTGATGAGCGATGGGTGCCCAAAGAGAGCCCGGATTCCAATTACAATCTTGCGAATCAACGACTCCTGACCCATGTCGGTATCCCGGCCGAACAGATTTATGCGGCTGACGATTCGCTGGCGCCTGTGGCCACTGCACAAGCCTATGAAGACACCATGAGAAATGTGCTGGGACCCGAATCCGGACCCTGGCCGAGATTCGACCTGATCCTGCTGGGCATCGGCCCGGACGGCCACACTGCTTCTTTATTTCCAAACCATCCGTCGCTGGGCGAGACCCAACGCTGGGTGCTGCCGGTGATGGATGCGCCTAAGCCCCCGCCCATCCGAATCACAATAACCCTGCCCGTGATTAATAATGCGCGCAGCGTTCTGTTCGTAGCAACCGGGGATAAAAAGGCCAAAATATTATCGAGGGTGCTTAACCCAAACGGGAATAGCCCCCCATTGCCGTCCCAACGGGTAAAGCCATCAGACGGCAAGTTGGGGTGGTTCCTTGACAGGGCCGCAGCGGCAGACTTGGTTTGA
- a CDS encoding type II toxin-antitoxin system RelE/ParE family toxin — MKKYDVYLMPDAIEDLENIYDYITEESGFPERGWSYIEKLREQCQKLENAPFRGQRRNDLMKGLRIYPLDKRTVAAFLVDDEKQEVQILNIFYGGQDYETIMATSETD, encoded by the coding sequence ATGAAGAAATACGATGTTTATTTGATGCCTGATGCAATCGAAGACCTTGAAAACATATATGACTACATCACCGAAGAATCCGGATTTCCTGAAAGAGGTTGGTCATATATTGAAAAGTTAAGAGAGCAATGTCAAAAATTGGAAAACGCACCTTTTAGAGGTCAAAGACGTAACGATTTAATGAAAGGATTGAGAATATATCCTCTTGATAAAAGAACTGTTGCAGCTTTTCTTGTCGATGACGAAAAGCAAGAAGTCCAAATACTGAATATATTTTATGGTGGCCAAGATTACGAAACCATTATGGCTACTTCTGAAACTGACTAA
- the zwf gene encoding glucose-6-phosphate dehydrogenase, with the protein MTTDTPFTIVIFGASGDLTDRKLIPALYHNFQKKRLPAGLRIVGFARKDWGDEDFREHLKKGVKDHGTTFKDEIWDDFAPSIHYFRGDLEDAKDFDALQAHLGHLESGNTGRLYYLAVAPDFIEPVCGHLKAAGMADETHGHRRIIIEKPFGRDLQSAKKLNHSVHEAFAEHQVFRIDHYLGKETAQNIIFLRFANTFFEPVWNRRYVSNVQITVAEHVDVGRRGGYYDKAGVLRDMFQNHLMQLLALVAMEPPASLDADAIRNEKVKVLGTVRPISMSDTVRGQYEGYRSAKDVAQDSQTPTYAAVKLFIDNWRWKGVPFYLRSGKALVAKSSAIVVEFQPPPDVIFNLYENQGFTPNFLSICIQPDEGIQLRFETKIPDTVAESRSVNMSHSYHDAFPDIVLPDAYERLLLDALKGDAALFARNDGIENAWRLIDPIVEGWSDSSQGPPLEIYPRGTWGPESADALLAKAGHAWRTGCCGLPCN; encoded by the coding sequence ATGACAACCGACACACCTTTTACCATCGTCATTTTCGGCGCATCCGGCGATCTTACGGATAGAAAATTGATACCGGCGCTTTACCATAACTTCCAGAAAAAGCGTTTGCCCGCCGGATTGCGTATCGTGGGATTTGCCCGGAAGGACTGGGGTGATGAAGATTTCCGGGAACATCTGAAAAAAGGCGTCAAAGACCACGGCACGACTTTCAAGGACGAGATATGGGATGACTTTGCCCCCTCAATTCACTATTTCCGGGGGGATCTGGAAGATGCCAAAGACTTTGACGCGCTGCAGGCCCACCTCGGTCACCTGGAGTCGGGAAATACCGGGCGACTTTACTATCTGGCGGTTGCACCGGATTTTATCGAACCTGTCTGCGGCCATCTCAAGGCGGCCGGCATGGCAGATGAAACCCATGGACACCGCAGGATCATTATCGAAAAGCCCTTCGGCCGGGATCTGCAGTCCGCAAAAAAGCTCAATCACAGCGTGCACGAGGCTTTTGCCGAGCACCAGGTGTTCCGCATCGACCATTATTTGGGCAAGGAGACGGCCCAGAACATTATTTTTCTGCGATTCGCCAATACTTTTTTCGAGCCGGTCTGGAACCGGCGCTACGTCTCCAATGTCCAGATAACGGTGGCAGAGCATGTGGATGTGGGACGGCGGGGCGGCTACTACGACAAGGCGGGCGTGCTGCGGGACATGTTCCAGAACCACCTCATGCAGCTGCTGGCCCTGGTGGCCATGGAACCGCCGGCGTCCCTGGATGCTGACGCCATCCGCAACGAGAAGGTGAAGGTGTTGGGCACGGTTCGTCCCATCTCCATGTCGGACACCGTGCGTGGCCAATACGAGGGCTACCGGTCAGCCAAGGACGTGGCACAGGATTCACAGACACCGACCTATGCCGCCGTCAAGCTTTTTATCGATAACTGGCGCTGGAAAGGGGTTCCCTTTTATCTGCGCTCGGGCAAAGCCCTGGTTGCCAAAAGCAGTGCGATCGTCGTTGAATTTCAGCCGCCTCCCGATGTCATTTTCAATCTATACGAAAACCAGGGATTCACCCCCAATTTCTTGTCCATCTGCATTCAGCCGGATGAAGGCATCCAGCTTCGTTTCGAAACCAAGATCCCTGATACCGTGGCTGAATCGCGTTCGGTCAACATGAGCCATTCCTATCATGACGCGTTTCCGGACATCGTGCTCCCGGACGCCTATGAGCGGCTCCTCCTGGATGCCCTGAAAGGCGATGCCGCCCTTTTTGCACGTAATGATGGGATCGAGAACGCCTGGCGCCTGATTGATCCGATTGTCGAAGGGTGGAGCGACTCTTCCCAGGGTCCCCCCCTTGAGATCTATCCCAGGGGTACCTGGGGACCTGAATCCGCCGATGCATTGCTGGCCAAGGCCGGCCATGCCTGGCGGACGGGCTGCTGTGGACTGCCATGCAACTAA
- a CDS encoding desulfoferrodoxin yields the protein MAERKQVYKCELCGNVIEVLHGAEGELVCCGEKMVLFEEKTADQGKEKHVPVFEATAEGLKVKVGSNPHPMEEKHFIEWIEIIDGDTSCRHYLQPGQAPETVFKGCSADVNITAREYCNVHGLWKS from the coding sequence ATGGCTGAAAGAAAACAGGTTTATAAATGCGAACTTTGCGGAAATGTTATTGAAGTGCTTCACGGGGCTGAAGGAGAATTGGTCTGCTGTGGTGAAAAAATGGTTCTTTTTGAAGAAAAAACGGCAGATCAAGGAAAAGAGAAACATGTCCCCGTTTTTGAAGCAACGGCTGAGGGCCTCAAAGTGAAAGTCGGGTCCAATCCGCACCCCATGGAAGAAAAGCACTTTATCGAATGGATTGAAATCATTGATGGTGATACGTCCTGCCGCCATTATCTGCAGCCCGGCCAGGCCCCGGAAACCGTATTTAAAGGATGTTCGGCAGATGTAAATATAACGGCCCGGGAATACTGCAACGTTCATGGTCTCTGGAAATCATAA
- the gnd gene encoding decarboxylating NADP(+)-dependent phosphogluconate dehydrogenase, whose protein sequence is MRSIPGVPGDLNPPMHCWPRPAMPGGRAAVDCHATKKCRRGYWPGNRRRTEIEKGHRMKNQADIGLVGLAVMGENLILNMESKGFTVACYNRTASKVEDFVNGRAAGKKIIGCHTLKELIGKLERPRKVMCMIKAGEPVDAFIESVHPYLEPGDIIIDGGNSNYVDTNRRVEEMERLGLHFIGSGISGGEEGALLGPSIMPGGSVAAWEALRPIFQKICAHTDDAEPCCDWVGESGAGHFVKMVHNGIEYGDMQLICEIYHMMKVGLKLSNEAMAEVFARWNKGPLDSYLIEITSDILAYRDENNEAVLDRILDTAGQKGTGKWTVINALDVGQPLTLIGEAVFARCLSALKAERTAAAQLLQGPQTAFEGDQTALIEDLEQALYASKIVSYAQGYQLMRAVAAEQGWNLNYGGIALMWRGGCIIRSAFLGKIKAAFDTDAGLSNLLLAPFFRQALETAQDGWRRVATAGVKLGIPLPAIGSALAYYDGYRTERLPANLLQAQRDYFGAHTYERIDRPRGQFFHTNWTGHGGTTASSTYNR, encoded by the coding sequence TTGAGATCTATCCCAGGGGTACCTGGGGACCTGAATCCGCCGATGCATTGCTGGCCAAGGCCGGCCATGCCTGGCGGACGGGCTGCTGTGGACTGCCATGCAACTAAAAAATGCAGGCGTGGGTATTGGCCGGGCAACCGGAGACGAACAGAAATAGAGAAAGGACATAGGATGAAAAATCAAGCCGATATCGGCCTTGTGGGTCTGGCCGTCATGGGTGAAAACCTGATTTTGAATATGGAGAGCAAAGGCTTTACCGTGGCCTGCTATAATCGAACCGCCAGCAAGGTGGAAGACTTCGTCAACGGCCGTGCCGCCGGGAAAAAGATCATTGGCTGTCACACGCTCAAGGAGCTGATCGGGAAATTGGAGCGGCCGCGCAAGGTGATGTGCATGATCAAGGCCGGTGAACCCGTGGACGCCTTCATCGAATCGGTCCACCCCTATCTGGAACCCGGTGATATCATCATCGATGGCGGCAATTCCAATTATGTTGATACCAATCGCCGCGTGGAGGAGATGGAACGGCTGGGGCTGCATTTTATAGGGTCAGGGATCTCCGGCGGCGAAGAGGGCGCTTTATTGGGGCCGTCCATCATGCCGGGCGGCTCGGTGGCGGCATGGGAGGCGCTCCGGCCGATTTTCCAGAAAATTTGCGCCCACACCGACGATGCAGAGCCCTGCTGCGATTGGGTCGGTGAGAGCGGTGCAGGACATTTTGTAAAAATGGTGCACAACGGCATTGAATACGGTGACATGCAGCTGATCTGCGAGATATATCACATGATGAAGGTAGGCCTGAAGCTTTCCAACGAGGCCATGGCGGAGGTTTTCGCAAGGTGGAACAAGGGCCCGCTTGATTCCTATCTGATTGAAATCACCAGTGACATTCTTGCCTACAGGGACGAGAACAACGAAGCCGTGCTGGATCGGATTCTCGACACGGCCGGCCAGAAGGGCACCGGCAAGTGGACGGTCATCAACGCCCTTGATGTGGGCCAGCCCCTGACACTGATCGGCGAAGCGGTTTTTGCACGCTGCCTGTCCGCCCTCAAGGCGGAGCGCACCGCGGCCGCACAATTGCTCCAGGGGCCCCAGACAGCTTTTGAAGGCGACCAGACAGCCTTGATTGAGGATTTGGAGCAGGCGCTGTACGCCTCAAAAATAGTTTCCTATGCCCAGGGCTATCAGTTGATGCGGGCCGTGGCCGCCGAGCAGGGGTGGAATTTGAACTATGGCGGCATCGCCCTGATGTGGCGGGGAGGATGCATCATTCGCTCCGCATTTCTGGGCAAAATAAAGGCGGCGTTCGACACCGATGCCGGATTGTCTAATCTGCTCCTGGCACCTTTTTTCAGGCAGGCTTTGGAAACCGCCCAGGATGGATGGCGGCGGGTGGCGACCGCTGGGGTGAAACTGGGAATTCCCCTACCGGCCATCGGCTCGGCGCTGGCTTACTACGATGGGTATCGAACGGAGCGCCTGCCGGCCAATCTGCTGCAGGCCCAGCGTGATTATTTCGGTGCCCACACCTATGAGCGCATTGACCGGCCTCGGGGGCAGTTTTTCCACACCAACTGGACAGGCCACGGTGGTACAACCGCATCGTCAACCTACAACCGTTAG
- the xerA gene encoding site-specific tyrosine recombinase/integron integrase, producing the protein MILDDYLTVLEAEKGYSAHTLRAYFTDIRSFILFYLETCNYRDENWQEAFEKTAQQVDKMIVRRYLAVQTGLKKSKKTLSRRLSALKSFFNYLVRSGLITLNPADAIPFPKLEKALPKAMAIDDIFRLLDTMKKDTWMDRRNFAMFETFYSTGMRIGELHMLNIQDIDFNAGLIRVLGKGNKTRIIPVGKSALDAIQTYRADLKKNYSAVFLNKNFGRLGRRSIRRIMDQVVLECGLDLKISPHTLRHTFATHMLDSGADLRGIQEILGHASLSTTQVYTHVSMDRLMAVYDKAHPRS; encoded by the coding sequence ATGATTCTTGATGATTATCTAACAGTTCTGGAAGCTGAAAAAGGATATTCTGCCCATACGCTTCGTGCCTATTTTACGGATATAAGAAGCTTTATCCTTTTTTATCTGGAGACTTGCAACTACCGGGACGAAAACTGGCAAGAGGCCTTTGAAAAAACGGCTCAACAGGTAGACAAAATGATCGTGCGCAGATATCTTGCCGTCCAGACTGGCTTGAAAAAAAGTAAGAAAACCCTTTCAAGGCGTCTATCCGCATTAAAATCTTTTTTTAATTACCTGGTCAGATCGGGGCTGATCACGCTAAATCCTGCTGATGCCATCCCTTTTCCAAAACTTGAGAAAGCCCTTCCCAAAGCCATGGCAATTGATGATATTTTCAGGCTGTTGGACACCATGAAGAAAGATACCTGGATGGACAGACGCAATTTTGCCATGTTTGAGACTTTTTATTCCACGGGCATGCGAATCGGTGAGCTTCACATGCTCAACATCCAGGATATTGATTTTAATGCCGGATTGATCCGGGTACTGGGCAAGGGAAATAAAACGCGCATCATACCAGTGGGCAAAAGTGCCCTTGATGCCATCCAAACCTACCGCGCTGATCTTAAGAAAAATTATTCTGCCGTGTTTTTAAATAAAAATTTTGGAAGGCTTGGCAGGCGGTCCATTCGACGTATTATGGATCAGGTGGTCTTGGAATGCGGGTTAGACTTAAAAATATCACCCCACACCTTACGGCATACCTTTGCCACCCATATGTTGGATTCCGGTGCAGATCTTCGAGGTATTCAGGAAATATTGGGCCATGCCAGCCTGTCCACCACCCAGGTGTACACTCATGTGAGCATGGATCGCCTGATGGCGGTGTACGACAAAGCCCATCCACGAAGCTAA
- a CDS encoding type II toxin-antitoxin system HicB family antitoxin has protein sequence MKYPVIIHKDDDTGYGVTIPDIPGCFAYGDTQEEAILNIQEAVELYYNGEDISEPPAPSKMEDLLDSDLYTRDSFLYLADIDFAFIAPKTQRVNITVPEYKLVRIDRAAKARGISRSAFFVDSAEQFIRNLGVANTVGKRQKKSMLSHQIQSHSERPGQYPSD, from the coding sequence ATGAAATATCCGGTAATTATTCATAAGGACGATGACACAGGTTACGGCGTGACCATACCTGATATACCGGGATGTTTTGCATATGGTGATACCCAGGAAGAAGCTATCCTCAACATACAAGAAGCGGTAGAATTATATTATAACGGAGAAGATATATCTGAACCTCCAGCCCCCTCTAAAATGGAAGATCTTTTAGATTCAGATCTATATACCAGAGACAGTTTTTTATATCTTGCTGATATTGATTTCGCTTTCATAGCTCCCAAGACCCAAAGGGTAAATATCACGGTGCCTGAGTATAAACTTGTCAGGATTGACAGGGCTGCAAAAGCCAGGGGTATTTCCAGATCTGCTTTTTTTGTGGATTCTGCTGAACAATTCATTAGGAATTTAGGTGTTGCGAATACTGTTGGGAAAAGGCAAAAAAAGAGTATGCTCTCCCATCAAATTCAATCGCATTCAGAAAGACCCGGTCAGTATCCTTCAGATTAA